The following is a genomic window from Bombina bombina isolate aBomBom1 chromosome 3, aBomBom1.pri, whole genome shotgun sequence.
TGATACAAATCTAAGGAATCTCTTGTTACCATCCCTTAGCCTTTCATCTTGTTCACTGAGTTTGACATTTAGGCCTTTTCTTGTGAATAAAATGGAATCCTTCACAATAGGGCTACTATAAGTCATTGATGCCCCTAGAATAATTATTTTCAGTTCATGATATAATGATGAATCCTTTAATTTCTGCATTGTATGAAATGATACACCATATGCATAATGAAACGTTTCTCAAATCTTCAGAAATAATGGGGTTTCTGTATGTGGTAAACTTATTGTTCCTTTTTTGATCGCTGCCCCTTTTTTCAATAAATAGTTATAATGTGCTGTACAAAATCCCAGTGCTTTTCAGCCCTTATGGCTCAGGTGAGTGGCATATTGTGCCAGTCACTTAGGAGTTTCCCTTCCAGGTGAAACATTTCTCTGACTCTCCAAACCACTAACTAGTCTCTGGATGTTCTGGAGCTCGTTTATAGAATCCTTCATGGAGGATTTGGGAGAAAGAGAGTTGGAGTGGGACCTCTTGTGGACTGGAGTATCTGGGATAGGGCTGGATTCCCTGCTGCTCCCAGGTTTAGAGCTCTCTGAGCCAGGGTTTAGGCTGGCTGGCAAACCGGTGGTAAGGAGGTTGGTGCTTGGTGGAATAGTCACAGGTATCTGGTAAGGGCTGAAGCGCAGGCGCGGTCTTGTGGTGGAGAGGAAAGGGTTCCTTGGCAAAGTACTGGCAGCGCTGGTGGCTGGCATGGCCGATGCTGCGGCTGCAGCTGCTGCCATGTAGGTGTAGGGATAAGGAAATAACCCTCCAAAGGTGGGCATTGGGATACCCTGCAAGAAAACACAAAGTCAGTATGCTCACAGTAAATTACGCAAATCATCACTAAAcatacttttaaagggatacaaaacacaattttttctttcattattcagatagagcatgcaattttaagcaactttctaatttattcatattatctatttttcttcgttctcttgctatctttatttgaaaaagcaggaatggaaggataagagccagcccatttttggttcagtaccttggtagagcttgctgattggtttgctacatttagtaaccaatcagcaagcgctgcccaagtgctgaaataaaaatgtgcctgctcttaagcttacattcctgattcttcaaataaagatagcatgagaatgaagaaaaattaataggagtaaattagaaagttgcttaaaatggcatgctctatctgaatcatgaaagaagaaaattgggtttagtatccctttaataacaaacaaaataactaAATATCCATTCTTTGTCACTGAAACTTGGGAAATGTTTCATCATAAGGCCATATCTAGATAGGTATTAAAATAAtactatagttaaaaaatatatgctagGGCTTTAGAGTTCAAAATTAACTAAATTCTTTAAATCATTTACTGCATAATATTATGTGAATTTATCTTAAAAcgtgaactttaacatttaatggaatttgtttaacataaattaaatacatttatgtaattAGCATGGAGATATTACTGACATCACACAGTGTTAGATATGTTATGTCAACAGAATTTGAAAGCAACTGTCATATGTAATACCTATTAAAGAACAAAAAGATGGAATGATTTactattaaaacaaacaaaagaaagaaaaattaattcCTCCCAAATTTGGTAAGATTATTTGAATTTCATACACTGACCTTTGAGATTAACAACACTATATGGTATGTATTTAATATTATACGTTTTAGATTTGGTTAAAACAAATTCAAACTAAgttcggtaaaaaaaaaaaaaaaaaaagacattactgATCCAATAGATATTAGTAAATAGACCACTTACTTAAGCCCTGAATAtagtatgacatatatatatatatgtaccacagGACTAATATAAGGACTGGGACCAGTGTAACCAAAATATCAAAGCAAATTAAAAGAGAAGATGATATCACGTAAGCTATTAAGGGTCAGGTATTTTTCCTAAAAGTTGGACAGGAATTACAGAGTCGACTGTCTGAACTGTATCCCACATCACAAGACCACTAGGTCAATTTCTTGAAGACAGTGAAAATGCCGAGAGATATTTGAAAACTCTCTGTATCAAGTTCACTCATCTAGAAAATCAAACGAATACACAACCCCTTTgccaaaaacttaaataaagcccTATTTCTGCTCAAATGTGGGAAGAATTTCACATTGGTTTCAAACTAGAAGACACTTTCTGCTGCTTGGCGCTTGTTTCAGAGCCCACTACCCTGATTCTCTATCAGTTTAAATAAGGTTCCATGTGAGAGAGTCCTGGAGAACTTCTTCTGGAAGGTTTTAGGGAGCCAGATAACACCTTAGTGAAATATCACCACAGAAAAACAGGAGATTGATAGATCTGCCTCATTGCAAATTCACTGTCAGTAAATCTTTGGGCATATAGGCAAGTGCTGTTCTTGCTAGAACGAAATTATTCTTGATTGCTTTTATTAGTTGGGTCAATATTAATAGGTGCAGATTTACAACTAGTACTGACATAAACTTGTTTAAACAGTGAGCTCTCTTACCTGAGAAGCCAGCATGTGCTGGGAAAGGTGAAAAGGGAAGGAAGAAGCTGCTCCTGCTGCCCCTTGGATTGAGGACAATGTTCCATTTTCCAAGCTACCTGCCCCAGTCATAGAGGCCAACAAGTGTCCCATGCCCATAGCAGAAAAAGCCCCTGGCGCCATTGCAAATTGTCCTGGGTGAATAAACATGTGTCCAGCATTCAAGGGGTTAAAGAACTGCTGACTGTGCAGGCCTGAGAGGGCCAAGCTTTGCAAGTGGCTGGCACTCAGGTGTGGGGGGCTGTCAGTCTGTACCATCAGTGGGGAAAATGGTTCTTTACTTAAACTTCCACATTCCACGTCCACTTTGGATTCATCCCTCCGCCTACTCTCCAGTTTTTCCTTCTCTAAACTCCTGGGGCTGAATATAGTGTCGCTGTCCTTGCGAGGCTCTGGAGACTCTGTCTTCTTGTCTGGGGTGGGTCTCTCTTTGCCTCTGTCCTCTAGCCGGGGGCTGCTGGGAGCAGAAGATGCCACACCTGGGCTGTGAATCCTTGATGTCCTGACCTCTCTTCTATCCGACTCCTGGTCACTGTCTACACTGAATTTGTCAtctgaattaaaaatatatatatatatagtgttagagGTGAATGCAGCACCAATGTAGAACAAATACAATTATTTATGTATTCTCATATATTATCTCAATTGTATTCTAAACGCTGATATGAAAGAGGtggccttttatttatttttttaaaa
Proteins encoded in this region:
- the TBX2 gene encoding T-box transcription factor TBX2, which produces MRDPAFSGTAMAYHPFHAPRPADFPMSAFLAATQPSFFPALALPPSALGKPLTDPSLAGAAEAGLHVSALGHHHQAAHLRSLKSLEPEEDVEDDPKVTLEAKELWDQFHKLGTEMVITKSGRRMFPPFKVRVSGLDKKAKYILLMDIVAADDCRYKFHNSRWMVAGKADPEMPKRMYIHPDSPATGEQWMAKPVAFHKLKLTNNISDKHGFTILNSMHKYQPRFHIVRANDILKLPYSTFRTYVFPETDFIAVTAYQNDKITQLKIDNNPFAKGFRDTGNGRREKRKQLTLPSLRMYEEQCKQDRDGAESDASSCEPTPGRDNLHSPLSTEPSPLRLSRSNRDDKFSVDSDQESDRREVRTSRIHSPGVASSAPSSPRLEDRGKERPTPDKKTESPEPRKDSDTIFSPRSLEKEKLESRRRDESKVDVECGSLSKEPFSPLMVQTDSPPHLSASHLQSLALSGLHSQQFFNPLNAGHMFIHPGQFAMAPGAFSAMGMGHLLASMTGAGSLENGTLSSIQGAAGAASSFPFHLSQHMLASQGIPMPTFGGLFPYPYTYMAAAAAAASAMPATSAASTLPRNPFLSTTRPRLRFSPYQIPVTIPPSTNLLTTGLPASLNPGSESSKPGSSRESSPIPDTPVHKRSHSNSLSPKSSMKDSINELQNIQRLVSGLESQRNVSPGRETPK